The Streptomyces sp. NBC_01142 genomic interval ATCGTGTTCTGGTATTCGGTCATTCACACCCCACCGCAGGACATGTCCTCGTACTTCGCCGAATTCCGGCGGGTACTCGCGTCGCGGGGCCGCGTCGTAGTTCAACGGCCGACACGGGCGGTGCAGAGTCCAGCAGAGTGGCTGCCTGGGACCACGGGGACTCCCTTTCGCCAGGCTTCCTCCAGATTGAGCGCAGCCAGACAAATGCGTCGGGTGTGGCGGGCAGTTCCTGGTAGTCGCGTGTGCCCTCGCGGATCACGCCGACGGTCTGCCGGCCAACGATCGCATCGCCTTGGCGAGAGGTGAGCAGCTCTTCCGCGCGGGCGCCGGCAGCTCGCCTTCAACGCGGGAAGTGGCATGGGTTCGCCGCCCACACGTTACGCAAGCGGGTACTACTCGCCTGAGCGGCTGAACGAGTTCCAGCTATTTCAGGAGCCGGAAACCAGGCTGCTGGACCCACGCTCTGAGGAACTCCGCCGAGCCGTACGCGGCAGGCCATGGATCGGTCGTCGTTGCGACGATGCCCGGAAGGCCGGCCACGATGGGCACCTGGTCCTCCCGTAGTTCGGCGTTGGCAACGCCACCGATCACGTCCATGACGGCGGCGGTCAACAGAGCCGTGACGACGTGGTCGACTGGGCTGCTGCAGAACGCGATGACGTCGACGGCGTGGGTCGGGGTGAAGCCGACGAGAGGTTCCTGGTCGACTTCGTCGGCGCGCTCGGCGTCGAAAATGGCTTCGTCGCCGATGCCGGGCCCCATGAGAGAGACAAGGACGGGTCGACGTCCGTCGACGCCTCCGGTGTTCGTGATGCCGAGGCTCTCTGCGTGAACGTGCAGGTCGTACTCGCCGACCCGCTTCTCCTCAAACCGTGCCGAGGTGCAAGCCAGAGAGTTGCGGAGCCGCTGGATCGCCGCGCGGGGGACGGCCTCCGCCAACTCGATCACCAATACCGGTCCACTCATGGCTCGGAGCCTGGCCAGCCGGGACTGTAACCCCCAACCGAATACTCAGCGTGCCGGCGCCACAGAAGTTGAGCCAGAACCCGACTTCCGGCAGCGGATGTTCAGCACTTCGGGAGGCGCTCAATCTGGGCCGTGCTCGATGCTCACCAGAATGGACAGCACCCGGCCGGCGGCTCTCCTGCCGGGCACCCGTCTCAGCGCCGGAGTCACCAGTCGACGTGTGCGGTGACCCATCTGACCAGACCGTCTTCGTCGTCCGCAGGGGGCAGGCGGGGACCGCAGGCGAGTGGGGTGCAGGACAGCTGCAGGTGGGTGAGGAAGCCGTAGGGGCCGTTGTCGGCCGCCGGTCCGAGTACCAGGGCGTGGGTGGGGGTGCGCCAGATGCGGTGCGTCAGCGCGGGACCGGTGACCACGGCTACGGACGACAGAATCGTCCGCTCAGGGGCTGTGCCCAGGTGTTCGGTCACCGCCTGCGCTGCCTGCGCGAGCACGGCCTCGCAGTCCTGGTCGGTGCATGGTCTGCGGCCACTCCAGCCGGGCAGCTGCTGCCAGTCGTCCATGAGGTCGTACAGCCACGGTCCATTGGTCATGCTCTCGTCGTCCGGGTCGAGGGGGTACAGCTCGCCGAA includes:
- a CDS encoding DUF6368 family protein, whose translation is MSGPVLVIELAEAVPRAAIQRLRNSLACTSARFEEKRVGEYDLHVHAESLGITNTGGVDGRRPVLVSLMGPGIGDEAIFDAERADEVDQEPLVGFTPTHAVDVIAFCSSPVDHVVTALLTAAVMDVIGGVANAELREDQVPIVAGLPGIVATTTDPWPAAYGSAEFLRAWVQQPGFRLLK